One Keratinibaculum paraultunense genomic window carries:
- a CDS encoding NUDIX hydrolase, which yields MNYEEKTMKSEKIYEGKIVNLRIDTVELPDKKYSKREIVEHPGSVGIIPITDDSHIILVKQFRKPVEQNLLEIPAGKIEINEEPKETAFRELCEETGFVANKLEYLFEFYTSPGFSNEKMYLFVAKELVKREADPDDDEYIEVLKVKIEDSINMILRGEIVDSKTIIGILYAQQYLIGK from the coding sequence ATGAATTATGAAGAAAAAACTATGAAATCTGAAAAAATATATGAGGGGAAAATTGTCAATTTAAGAATAGATACAGTTGAACTACCTGATAAAAAATATTCAAAAAGAGAGATTGTAGAGCATCCAGGTTCAGTAGGTATAATTCCGATAACTGATGATAGTCACATTATATTGGTGAAGCAATTTAGAAAACCTGTAGAGCAAAATTTATTAGAGATACCTGCTGGAAAGATTGAAATAAATGAAGAACCAAAGGAAACTGCTTTTAGAGAATTATGTGAAGAAACGGGGTTTGTTGCAAATAAATTAGAATATTTATTTGAATTTTATACTTCTCCAGGTTTTTCTAATGAAAAAATGTACTTATTTGTAGCTAAAGAATTAGTAAAAAGAGAAGCTGATCCTGATGATGATGAGTATATAGAGGTATTAAAAGTAAAAATAGAAGATTCAATAAATATGATATTAAGAGGAGAAATAGTGGATAGCAAAACGATAATTGGAATATTATATGCTCAACAGTATTTAATAGGAAAATAA
- the spoIIM gene encoding stage II sporulation protein M, with amino-acid sequence MIYKIKRWLHKQFQENFIICFIVIVIFGIGIISGAITIKVLNLEQKNSIMTFLNTFFKMIGNSSFDNVSILKQSLIDNVKTIILIYITGFIVIGIPIISMVVLFRGFALGFTVGFLVNEYGFKGFIFSILGILPQNLIIIPVLLAISSIGIVFSMKSIKNRKFRCTNNNVNLSVTNYSILVLCFSIIVIGGCFVEAYISSNFLRLIWDYFN; translated from the coding sequence TTGATCTATAAGATTAAAAGATGGCTACATAAACAGTTTCAAGAGAATTTTATTATCTGTTTTATTGTTATAGTTATATTTGGAATTGGAATAATCTCAGGGGCTATAACCATAAAAGTACTAAATTTGGAACAGAAAAATAGTATAATGACATTTCTTAATACTTTTTTTAAGATGATAGGCAATAGTAGTTTTGATAATGTGTCTATTTTAAAGCAATCATTGATTGATAATGTAAAAACTATAATTTTAATATATATAACTGGGTTTATTGTTATAGGGATACCTATAATATCTATGGTAGTATTATTTAGAGGATTTGCTTTAGGATTTACGGTAGGTTTTTTAGTAAACGAATATGGGTTTAAAGGATTCATTTTTTCCATATTAGGTATATTGCCTCAAAATTTAATTATTATTCCAGTATTATTAGCCATTTCATCTATAGGTATAGTTTTTTCAATGAAAAGCATAAAAAATAGAAAATTTAGATGTACAAACAATAATGTTAATTTAAGTGTTACAAATTATTCGATTTTAGTATTATGTTTTAGCATTATAGTTATTGGCGGTTGTTTTGTAGAAGCTTATATTTCATCAAACTTTTTAAGACTTATATGGGATTACTTTAATTAA
- the xerD gene encoding site-specific tyrosine recombinase XerD: MPNITIKNYIEYMKNDKGLSSNTLEAYIRDLEQFMDYLNSNNLNNVKDVNKTIIIAYLMYLQKNGRATSTISRNLSSIRCYYQYLLNKNLITEDPTLNLQLPKRERKLPCVLTKEEVDILLSQPEPINFKGARDRAMLELLYATGIRVSEIVALNLDNLDLDLGYLYLGDVDFDGRVIPVGKIALNYINIYIEDYREKVIKDKTEMALFLNYSGNRLTRQGFWKIVKEYTKKCSIDKKITPHTLRHSFAVHLLQNGADIKVVQEMLGHSDISTTQMYLFATDDKKLKDVYKKAHPRA; this comes from the coding sequence ATGCCTAATATAACTATTAAAAATTACATAGAATATATGAAAAATGATAAAGGATTAAGTTCTAATACTCTGGAAGCATATATTAGAGATTTAGAACAATTTATGGATTATTTAAATTCCAATAATTTAAATAATGTTAAGGATGTTAATAAAACTATTATAATTGCTTACCTCATGTATTTACAAAAGAATGGTAGAGCAACTTCTACTATTTCTAGAAATTTGTCATCTATTAGATGCTATTATCAATATTTATTAAATAAAAATCTAATAACTGAAGATCCTACATTAAATCTCCAATTACCTAAAAGGGAAAGAAAATTACCTTGTGTATTGACCAAAGAAGAAGTAGATATATTACTATCTCAGCCAGAACCAATTAATTTTAAAGGTGCTAGAGATAGAGCTATGTTAGAATTATTATATGCAACGGGTATACGTGTTTCAGAAATAGTAGCCCTTAATTTGGACAACCTAGATTTAGATTTAGGCTATTTATATCTAGGAGATGTTGATTTTGATGGGAGAGTTATTCCTGTTGGTAAAATAGCTTTAAATTATATAAATATATATATTGAAGATTATAGAGAAAAAGTTATAAAAGATAAAACAGAAATGGCATTATTTTTAAATTATAGTGGTAATAGATTGACTAGACAAGGATTTTGGAAAATAGTAAAAGAGTATACAAAAAAATGTAGTATAGATAAAAAGATTACTCCTCATACACTGAGACATTCTTTTGCAGTTCATTTGCTGCAAAATGGTGCTGATATTAAAGTAGTGCAAGAAATGTTAGGTCATTCAGATATTTCTACTACCCAGATGTATTTATTTGCAACAGATGATAAAAAATTGAAGGATGTATATAAAAAAGCTCATCCTAGAGCATAG